The proteins below come from a single Verrucomicrobiota bacterium genomic window:
- a CDS encoding NAD(P)H-dependent oxidoreductase codes for MSTAHTPAISPSQLIGALEWRYATKAFDSARKIPGELWMDLERALVLSPSSFGLQPYKFLIITDSFVREKLVPHSWGQKQVVDCSHYVVFAARTQVPVEYVDQYVNRIAAVRKVDAGSLKGYRDMMVGSIQGPLSQKLDHWTARQAYIALGNLLTAAALVGVDACPMEGFAPDKYNEILGLNNSGYQAVVACALGYRSATDNYARAPKVRLPQEILIERI; via the coding sequence ATGAGTACTGCCCACACCCCGGCCATCTCGCCGAGCCAACTGATTGGCGCCTTGGAATGGCGCTACGCCACCAAAGCCTTTGATTCTGCCCGAAAAATTCCTGGTGAACTTTGGATGGATCTGGAACGCGCCCTGGTGCTTTCGCCCTCCTCCTTTGGGCTGCAACCGTACAAATTCCTGATCATCACCGATTCGTTCGTGCGAGAAAAATTGGTACCGCATTCCTGGGGCCAAAAACAGGTGGTGGATTGCTCTCATTACGTGGTGTTCGCCGCCCGCACCCAGGTCCCGGTGGAGTATGTGGATCAGTATGTCAACCGGATTGCCGCCGTGCGCAAGGTGGATGCCGGTTCACTGAAGGGCTACCGCGACATGATGGTAGGTTCAATCCAGGGACCACTTTCCCAAAAACTGGATCACTGGACGGCACGCCAAGCCTATATTGCGCTCGGCAACCTGCTCACCGCCGCCGCCTTGGTCGGGGTGGACGCCTGCCCCATGGAAGGCTTTGCCCCGGACAAGTATAATGAAATCCTTGGCCTGAACAATTCCGGTTACCAAGCCGTGGTGGCGTGCGCCTTGGGCTACCGCTCGGCCACCGATAACTACGCGCGCGCCCCCAAAGTCCGCTTACCGCAAGAAATACTGATCGAGCGGATTTGA
- a CDS encoding Gfo/Idh/MocA family oxidoreductase, translating into MKQTRRTFFRVSGTAVTAFSIVPRHVLAASGQTPPSEKLNIASIGVGGMGAGDVGSVGASNNLVALCDADQVRSDASQKKFPNARRYQDFRKMFDEQEKNMDAVTVSTPDHTHAVAVMAAIKRRKHVYCQKPLAHSVYEVRQLMKAAKEYKVVTQLGNQGHSSDSIRQCCEMIWAGAVGKVHTIHAGCSAVNSALDQLPKLAETNPVPPTLNWDVWLGPAKQRPYHPSYLPGRWRGWTPFGNGTIGDWTCHVIDPVFWALDLGAPSTIQAQVKDYDPKTQSDAFPKGDIITYEFPAKGPRGPVKLVWHSGTEKIPRPAELEADQKLDTGAVVLGDKGTMVYGSHGASHVRLIPETRMDAYQRPEKTIPRVKEHHADWLNAIRSGGKAGSDFAYGGPLSEIAMLGVIALKYPGNKLVWDADAMRFTNFADANQHLNPPYRAGWSL; encoded by the coding sequence ATGAAGCAAACACGTCGAACATTCTTTCGGGTCAGTGGAACCGCCGTAACCGCGTTTTCCATCGTCCCGCGCCATGTGCTGGCCGCCAGCGGGCAAACGCCACCCAGTGAAAAATTGAACATTGCCTCCATCGGTGTCGGCGGCATGGGGGCGGGCGATGTCGGTTCGGTGGGTGCCAGCAATAATCTGGTGGCGCTGTGCGACGCGGATCAGGTGCGGAGTGATGCCTCCCAGAAAAAATTCCCAAACGCGCGCCGGTACCAGGATTTCCGGAAGATGTTTGATGAGCAGGAAAAGAACATGGATGCCGTCACGGTATCCACGCCGGACCACACCCACGCGGTGGCGGTGATGGCCGCCATTAAACGCCGCAAGCATGTGTATTGTCAGAAACCGTTGGCGCATTCGGTGTATGAGGTGCGTCAACTGATGAAGGCCGCCAAGGAGTACAAGGTGGTGACCCAGTTGGGCAACCAGGGGCACTCCTCGGATTCCATCCGCCAATGCTGCGAGATGATCTGGGCGGGCGCGGTTGGCAAGGTACACACCATTCATGCCGGGTGTTCGGCGGTGAATTCCGCCTTGGATCAGTTGCCCAAGCTGGCAGAAACCAACCCTGTGCCGCCCACGCTGAATTGGGATGTCTGGCTGGGGCCCGCGAAGCAGCGTCCGTATCATCCGTCCTATTTGCCGGGGCGCTGGCGCGGATGGACGCCCTTTGGCAATGGGACCATCGGGGATTGGACCTGCCATGTGATTGATCCCGTGTTCTGGGCGCTGGATCTGGGTGCGCCGTCCACCATCCAGGCGCAAGTAAAGGATTACGATCCCAAAACCCAGAGCGATGCTTTCCCCAAAGGGGACATCATCACCTATGAATTCCCAGCCAAAGGCCCGCGCGGCCCCGTCAAACTCGTGTGGCACAGCGGCACGGAGAAAATCCCGCGCCCGGCCGAGCTGGAAGCCGATCAGAAGTTGGATACCGGCGCGGTGGTCCTGGGGGACAAGGGAACCATGGTCTATGGGTCGCACGGTGCCAGCCATGTCCGGCTGATACCCGAGACGCGGATGGACGCCTATCAACGGCCCGAGAAAACCATCCCGCGCGTCAAAGAACACCACGCGGACTGGTTGAACGCAATCCGCTCTGGCGGCAAGGCCGGCTCCGATTTCGCTTACGGAGGACCGTTATCGGAAATCGCCATGCTGGGCGTGATCGCCCTCAAGTATCCGGGAAATAAGCTGGTTTGGGATGCGGACGCCATGCGCTTTACGAATTTCGCCGACGCCAACCAGCATCTCAACCCGCCCTATCGCGCCGGTTGGTCGTTGTAA